Proteins from a single region of Paenibacillus sp. BIHB 4019:
- the crtI gene encoding phytoene desaturase family protein: MNKVAIAGGGIGGLIAALLLSRQGKIVTIYERMNRLGGRLAFEQNGTYRVDQGPTIVLLPEMLLDILAEAGIDRSRVPLVRCDPMYRIHYADGTVLHKWSDRERMLEELGRLSPGEQEGFIRYMAEMKRSFVQGKKAFLERPFLRKRDFFTVRNIALLAKLRAYKSVRSLAAEYFKDKRLHDAFSLQTLYIGGAPFEAPGLYSLLPYAEHEFGVWCLKGGYASLIPLLEEELARQGVTVKKKAAVKELLISDGRCYGVRTAEGETSYDAVVFNGEFPSIAGVLPVGEAARPKNKRKDYKPSSGCVLIYLGLNKQWPEAVAHQFFLPPSLEKGLGEIFKENRLPDDPSFYIFYPTAFDDTAAPAGESAMYVLIPSPAAPHVDWEQETPKLVEQVLREAERRGFPGLREAIRWQQVRTPADAEADGLYKGGSFGIAPTLLQSAVFRPQIVPYGIEGLYAAGASVHPGGGVPIVMQGARLLAQHLSAAVAVQAATAKPAMIQEVPDGSSI; the protein is encoded by the coding sequence ATGAACAAGGTTGCTATTGCAGGCGGTGGAATCGGCGGCCTTATTGCGGCGCTGCTGCTCAGTCGCCAAGGCAAGATTGTAACGATCTATGAGCGGATGAACCGCCTCGGAGGCAGGCTCGCTTTCGAGCAAAATGGGACATACCGTGTCGATCAAGGGCCAACGATTGTGTTGCTGCCGGAAATGCTGCTCGACATTTTGGCCGAGGCGGGTATTGACCGCTCGCGGGTCCCGCTCGTGCGCTGTGATCCGATGTACCGCATCCATTATGCGGATGGCACTGTGCTGCATAAATGGAGCGATAGAGAGCGCATGCTGGAGGAGCTTGGACGGTTATCCCCGGGCGAGCAGGAAGGTTTTATTCGCTATATGGCCGAGATGAAGCGTTCCTTCGTTCAGGGGAAAAAAGCTTTTCTGGAGCGGCCGTTTTTGCGCAAACGCGATTTTTTCACCGTGCGCAATATTGCTCTGCTGGCCAAGCTGCGGGCTTACAAAAGCGTGCGCTCCCTCGCTGCCGAATATTTTAAGGATAAGCGGCTGCACGATGCTTTCTCGCTGCAAACGCTGTACATCGGGGGCGCGCCGTTCGAGGCGCCGGGATTGTATTCGCTGCTGCCGTATGCCGAGCATGAGTTTGGCGTCTGGTGCTTGAAGGGAGGTTATGCAAGCCTCATTCCGCTGCTGGAGGAGGAGCTTGCGCGCCAAGGCGTTACTGTGAAAAAGAAGGCGGCCGTAAAAGAGCTTCTTATTAGCGATGGACGCTGCTATGGCGTACGGACTGCCGAAGGGGAGACGAGCTATGATGCGGTTGTCTTCAATGGCGAATTTCCCTCTATTGCTGGCGTATTGCCGGTGGGAGAGGCGGCCCGACCGAAAAATAAAAGGAAGGACTACAAGCCTTCATCCGGCTGCGTGCTCATCTATTTGGGTTTGAACAAGCAGTGGCCGGAAGCGGTGGCCCATCAGTTTTTTCTGCCGCCTTCGCTGGAGAAGGGGCTTGGAGAAATTTTCAAGGAAAATCGGCTGCCGGATGATCCGTCTTTTTATATTTTTTATCCGACCGCCTTCGATGATACCGCTGCGCCAGCGGGGGAGAGCGCGATGTATGTGCTGATTCCATCGCCAGCCGCCCCGCATGTTGATTGGGAGCAGGAAACGCCTAAGCTGGTCGAGCAGGTGCTCCGCGAAGCGGAGCGGCGCGGTTTTCCTGGGCTGCGGGAAGCGATTCGCTGGCAGCAGGTCCGCACGCCTGCAGATGCCGAGGCTGACGGCTTGTACAAGGGAGGCAGCTTCGGTATTGCGCCGACGCTGCTTCAGTCCGCCGTCTTCCGTCCGCAAATTGTGCCGTATGGCATCGAAGGACTCTATGCCGCAGGTGCTTCGGTTCATCCCGGCGGCGGCGTGCCTATTGTTATGCAGGGCGCAAGGCTGCTCGCCCAGCATTTATCTGCCGCCGTGGCCGTTCAAGCAGCAACAGCAAAACCCGCCATGATTCAGGAGGTGCCGGATGGAAGCAGCATTTAG
- the crtI gene encoding phytoene desaturase family protein: MKTRHVAVVGAGPGGLAAAMLLAGRGYKVTVLEKQPYIGGRTSLLQVGDFKFDRGPTFFMMPHLLEELFTAVNRKLADYVELLELDPLYRLKFGDSAFEPSRNMEQTHAEIERLFPGDGAGYRRFMRDEELKFGRVSPLLQRPFSKPRDYMARDVLAALPSLHATDTVYNRLSKYFKDERLKYAFTFQAKYLGMSPWECPGTFTILSYMEHKYGLFHPVGGLNRLCEAMGEVIREYGGVISTGTGVKRVLTKGGKANGVWLDNGEKIAADHVILNADFATAMNELFEPGELRKYTPQKLAKKKYSCSTYMLYLGINKEIHMPHHTVLFAGDYKTNVNEMMAQKRLSADPSIYVHNPGIHDRTLAPKGKTALYALMPVPNMTSGIDWQEQGARIREKMLQRMEQEPEMRGLSRHIETEAMITPEDWQQGHGVYEGATFNLAHSFNQMMMLRPHNRFEEYGNCWLVGGGTHPGSGLPTIFESARISTRLLMEQDRLKEGAI, translated from the coding sequence ATGAAGACAAGGCATGTTGCTGTTGTAGGCGCCGGACCGGGAGGGCTTGCTGCTGCTATGCTGCTGGCAGGTCGCGGCTATAAAGTTACGGTGCTGGAGAAGCAGCCTTACATTGGGGGCCGAACTTCGCTGCTGCAGGTGGGGGATTTCAAGTTTGACCGCGGCCCGACTTTTTTTATGATGCCTCATTTGCTGGAGGAGTTGTTTACGGCAGTGAACCGAAAGCTTGCGGATTACGTGGAACTGCTTGAGCTGGACCCGCTGTACCGGTTGAAGTTTGGTGATTCGGCATTTGAGCCCTCACGCAATATGGAGCAGACACATGCGGAAATTGAACGGCTGTTTCCCGGTGACGGAGCTGGCTATAGGCGGTTTATGCGCGATGAGGAGCTCAAGTTTGGCCGCGTGTCCCCGCTGCTGCAGCGTCCTTTCAGCAAGCCGCGCGACTATATGGCCCGCGATGTGCTTGCTGCGCTGCCCAGCCTGCATGCGACGGATACGGTGTATAACCGGTTATCCAAATATTTTAAGGATGAGCGGCTTAAATACGCCTTTACCTTCCAAGCGAAATATTTAGGGATGTCGCCATGGGAATGTCCGGGCACCTTCACGATTTTATCCTATATGGAGCATAAATATGGGTTGTTTCATCCGGTAGGCGGCTTGAACCGGCTTTGCGAGGCGATGGGCGAGGTGATTCGGGAGTATGGCGGCGTTATCTCGACTGGAACGGGCGTCAAGCGTGTGCTGACGAAGGGCGGGAAGGCAAACGGCGTATGGCTGGATAATGGCGAGAAGATAGCTGCTGATCATGTGATTTTGAATGCGGATTTTGCTACGGCAATGAACGAGCTGTTTGAGCCGGGGGAGCTGAGGAAATATACGCCGCAGAAGCTTGCCAAGAAAAAGTATTCCTGCTCAACGTATATGCTCTACCTTGGCATCAATAAAGAAATCCATATGCCTCATCATACGGTGCTGTTTGCCGGCGATTATAAAACGAATGTCAATGAAATGATGGCGCAGAAGAGGCTTTCCGCAGATCCGTCGATCTATGTCCATAATCCCGGCATTCATGACCGGACGCTCGCACCGAAGGGCAAAACAGCTCTGTACGCTCTCATGCCTGTGCCGAATATGACTAGCGGCATCGACTGGCAGGAGCAGGGCGCGCGCATACGGGAAAAAATGCTGCAGCGCATGGAGCAGGAGCCGGAAATGCGCGGCCTTTCCCGGCATATTGAAACCGAAGCGATGATTACGCCAGAGGATTGGCAGCAGGGCCATGGCGTTTATGAGGGGGCCACATTTAATTTGGCGCATTCCTTTAATCAAATGATGATGCTGCGTCCGCATAACCGCTTCGAGGAATATGGCAACTGCTGGCTCGTTGGGGGCGGTACGCATCCCGGCAGCGGGCTGCCGACGATTTTTGAATCCGCGCGAATCAGCACCAGGCTGCTTATGGAGCAGGATCGGCTGAAGGAGGGGGCTATATGA
- a CDS encoding glycosyltransferase: protein MSLSIIWAVFGWLCGLLLQNRVSRLPDWFIHEGDEWNGADDANGAGMKNSAVPISISVIIPARNEAANIGKLLHDLNHQMLSHAEVIVVDDGSEDATASLAAANGALVIRAEEMPDGWIGKSWACWTGAKTAQGELLVFLDADVELEKDALQLLAASQKEAGGLVSVQPYHRMERAYEQLSAFFNLIVIASVGDGDSRAGAFGPCLICRRDDYFRIGGHEAVRGKVLEHFELGRAFSSDQMPVSNFMGCEKISFRMYPDGLGSMFRGWSKSFAAGAASTAPFVACAVSLWLAGAVSAVILMLSSLKGQGEADYWLLGTGAASYAAYSLQLALWLRKTGSFKGWTALLYPLPLSLFMLFFAYSLFSTFIRRKVSWKGRVVSIGSRERGKL, encoded by the coding sequence ATGAGTCTCTCGATCATTTGGGCTGTTTTCGGCTGGCTGTGCGGCCTGCTGCTGCAAAATCGGGTAAGCCGGCTGCCGGATTGGTTTATTCATGAGGGGGATGAATGGAATGGGGCAGATGATGCGAATGGAGCTGGCATGAAAAATAGCGCTGTTCCGATCTCCATTTCTGTCATTATTCCGGCCCGCAATGAAGCCGCTAATATCGGCAAGCTGCTGCACGACTTGAACCATCAGATGCTAAGTCATGCAGAAGTGATCGTTGTCGATGACGGCTCGGAGGATGCAACGGCAAGCCTTGCTGCCGCGAATGGCGCCCTCGTCATTCGGGCGGAGGAGATGCCAGACGGCTGGATCGGCAAAAGCTGGGCTTGCTGGACGGGAGCCAAAACAGCGCAAGGCGAGCTGCTTGTTTTTCTGGATGCGGATGTGGAACTGGAAAAGGATGCTTTACAACTGCTGGCCGCCAGCCAGAAGGAGGCTGGCGGACTCGTATCGGTGCAGCCTTACCACCGAATGGAGCGTGCTTATGAGCAGCTGTCTGCTTTCTTTAATCTGATTGTCATCGCTTCGGTTGGCGACGGCGACAGCCGGGCGGGAGCGTTTGGGCCTTGCCTCATATGCCGCCGGGATGACTATTTCCGCATCGGCGGGCATGAGGCGGTACGCGGCAAAGTGTTGGAGCATTTCGAGCTGGGGCGAGCCTTTAGCTCTGATCAAATGCCGGTGTCCAATTTTATGGGCTGCGAAAAAATTTCCTTTAGAATGTACCCGGATGGCCTGGGCAGCATGTTCCGCGGCTGGAGCAAAAGCTTCGCAGCAGGCGCTGCATCGACCGCGCCCTTCGTAGCCTGCGCTGTATCGCTGTGGCTGGCGGGGGCCGTATCGGCTGTAATTCTTATGCTCTCTTCACTGAAGGGGCAGGGCGAAGCGGATTACTGGCTGCTGGGGACAGGTGCCGCCAGCTATGCGGCGTACAGCTTGCAGCTTGCGCTATGGCTGCGCAAAACGGGGAGTTTTAAGGGCTGGACGGCACTGCTGTACCCGCTGCCGCTTAGTTTGTTTATGTTATTTTTCGCTTATTCGCTGTTCTCGACCTTCATTAGGAGGAAGGTTTCTTGGAAAGGGCGAGTCGTTTCCATAGGCAGCCGGGAACGAGGCAAGCTATGA
- a CDS encoding aldehyde dehydrogenase family protein: MMKEMFAARAAAPGWRALPVRDRMQPIRFVRQLLVRDLDEWIALLGQEAGKTPMDALTTDLLTVIQAIAYYEKNTAKLLRSRRVRTPLWLAGSSSHIAYEPCGVAAIIAPWNFPLQLTLIPALAAAAVGNTVLLKPSEKLPLLSKRIAALIEEAAFPPGVLQLVEGGQAEAERLIDARPDKLWFTGSEAAGRSVLARAGAQLIPCVLELGGKDPMIVCADAHIERAARAAVWGAFLHSGQVCISVERVYVHESIYAAFLAAVVAYTRELRQAEGGSWSEIGALATEEGWHKVKRLLDDAVAKGASIAAGGLPPGAEPPLFPPTVLTGVTEEMQLMQEEIFGPLLPIMAFQSEDEVIRLANASPYGLSASIFTANRKKGLALAARLETGSCSINDVVRHIGNMHLPFGGVKASGFGRAHGEEGLLAFCRSKSVMVNAGRSSSQINWFPYREQAFSGLKQAIGYMYGRRRGRR, encoded by the coding sequence ATGATGAAAGAAATGTTTGCTGCCCGCGCAGCGGCTCCGGGCTGGAGGGCGCTTCCTGTGCGGGATAGAATGCAGCCTATCCGCTTTGTGCGGCAGCTGCTCGTTCGTGATTTGGACGAGTGGATTGCGCTGCTTGGCCAAGAGGCAGGCAAGACCCCGATGGATGCACTGACGACGGATTTGCTGACGGTCATTCAAGCTATTGCTTATTATGAAAAAAATACGGCCAAGCTGCTGCGCTCCCGACGCGTTCGCACCCCGCTGTGGCTCGCAGGCTCCTCCTCGCACATTGCATATGAGCCTTGCGGCGTGGCGGCTATCATTGCCCCATGGAATTTCCCGCTTCAATTGACGCTCATTCCGGCACTCGCGGCAGCCGCTGTAGGGAATACAGTGCTGCTCAAGCCATCGGAGAAGCTGCCGCTGTTAAGCAAGCGCATTGCGGCCCTTATCGAGGAGGCTGCATTTCCGCCAGGCGTCCTGCAACTGGTTGAAGGCGGGCAGGCGGAAGCGGAGCGCTTAATTGATGCGCGGCCTGACAAGCTGTGGTTTACCGGAAGCGAAGCGGCCGGGCGAAGTGTGCTGGCGCGAGCAGGGGCGCAGCTCATTCCTTGCGTGCTGGAGCTTGGCGGCAAGGACCCGATGATCGTATGCGCCGATGCCCACATCGAGAGAGCCGCTCGCGCAGCTGTATGGGGTGCTTTTTTGCACAGCGGGCAAGTATGTATTAGCGTGGAGCGGGTTTACGTTCATGAAAGCATTTATGCAGCCTTTCTGGCCGCGGTCGTCGCATATACGCGGGAGCTAAGGCAGGCCGAAGGCGGTTCTTGGTCCGAGATTGGAGCATTAGCAACGGAAGAAGGCTGGCATAAAGTGAAACGGCTGCTGGACGATGCTGTAGCCAAAGGCGCCAGCATTGCGGCAGGAGGGCTGCCGCCCGGAGCGGAGCCGCCGCTGTTTCCGCCGACCGTACTCACCGGAGTGACGGAGGAGATGCAGCTTATGCAGGAGGAAATTTTCGGCCCGCTGCTGCCGATTATGGCCTTTCAGTCAGAGGATGAGGTAATCCGGCTGGCGAATGCTTCGCCTTACGGGCTTAGCGCAAGCATTTTTACGGCTAATCGAAAAAAAGGGCTAGCGCTCGCAGCCCGGCTGGAGACGGGAAGCTGCTCGATTAATGACGTTGTAAGGCATATTGGCAACATGCATTTGCCCTTTGGCGGGGTGAAGGCGAGCGGCTTCGGCCGTGCGCATGGCGAAGAAGGGCTGCTTGCCTTTTGCCGCTCAAAGTCGGTTATGGTCAATGCTGGGCGCAGCAGTTCGCAAATCAATTGGTTTCCTTACCGGGAGCAGGCATTTAGCGGCCTCAAGCAGGCGATTGGCTATATGTACGGGAGAAGGAGGGGGAGGCGATGA
- the crtI gene encoding phytoene desaturase family protein yields MSKKIVVIGGGLGGLSAAIRLTVDGNHVTVLEQQERAGGKLNIRSGKGFSFDTGPSILTMPWVLEQLFASAGRRLEDYMTLERVEPQWRTFFEDGSQLDVTGDLPMMLEQLSSVSREDAKGFLAYLQYCQQMYELSMKSVYGKSLSGLQDLRGQHSMKELLAMDPLRTMHQSTSRFFKDKRLRQLFDFFIMYIGSSPYAAPAVLSQLIHVQLGLGIYYVKGGMYNIALGMLKLLGELGVEVRTNTPVAAINTLGKAATGVTLADGTVLAADLVVSNLEAIPTHRKLLSHHPGAAAETSGMRKYAPTVSGLVLLLGIDKTYEQLRHHNFLFSRNPEREFQDVFVSGIPSPDPTVYIGVSSISDATQAPAGQQNLFVLTHVPPLKPGEDWEIYKETYRELVLDKLERMGLDDLRSHITFEYSFTPNDLEQLYGANGGSIYGVVTDRKLNGGFKIPSKSELLDNLYFVGGSTHPGGGVPMVTLSGQLTADLIKEQANSRSGGRFTAG; encoded by the coding sequence ATGAGTAAAAAAATCGTAGTTATTGGCGGAGGCTTAGGCGGCCTATCCGCTGCCATCAGGCTAACCGTTGACGGCAATCATGTCACCGTCCTGGAACAGCAGGAACGTGCAGGAGGCAAGCTGAATATCCGCTCGGGCAAAGGCTTTTCCTTTGATACGGGACCGTCGATTTTGACGATGCCCTGGGTGCTGGAGCAGCTGTTTGCTAGTGCGGGCAGACGTTTGGAGGACTATATGACGCTGGAACGGGTAGAGCCGCAGTGGCGGACTTTTTTCGAGGATGGATCGCAGCTTGACGTGACTGGCGATCTGCCGATGATGCTGGAGCAGCTTAGCAGCGTATCGCGAGAGGATGCCAAGGGCTTTCTGGCCTATTTGCAATACTGCCAGCAAATGTATGAGCTCAGCATGAAGAGCGTTTATGGCAAAAGCCTCAGCGGCCTGCAGGACTTGCGGGGGCAGCATAGCATGAAGGAACTGCTGGCGATGGACCCGCTTCGCACGATGCATCAGAGCACGAGCCGTTTTTTCAAAGACAAGCGCTTGCGCCAGCTGTTTGATTTTTTCATTATGTATATTGGTTCATCGCCTTATGCAGCCCCAGCCGTGCTATCTCAGCTCATCCATGTGCAGCTTGGACTCGGCATTTATTACGTCAAGGGCGGCATGTACAATATTGCGCTGGGCATGCTGAAGCTGCTGGGAGAGCTTGGCGTGGAGGTGCGGACGAATACGCCTGTCGCAGCAATCAATACGCTGGGCAAGGCGGCAACGGGCGTTACCCTTGCAGATGGCACGGTGCTTGCCGCCGATCTCGTCGTCTCCAATTTGGAGGCGATTCCGACCCATCGCAAGCTGCTCAGCCATCATCCGGGCGCTGCCGCAGAGACAAGCGGCATGAGAAAATATGCCCCAACCGTATCCGGCCTCGTGCTGCTGCTTGGCATCGACAAAACCTATGAACAGCTGCGCCATCACAACTTCCTGTTCTCGCGCAATCCAGAACGGGAGTTTCAGGATGTGTTCGTCTCCGGCATCCCTTCGCCTGATCCGACCGTCTATATTGGGGTGTCCAGCATTTCCGACGCAACGCAGGCGCCAGCAGGCCAGCAAAATTTATTCGTGCTGACCCACGTTCCCCCGCTTAAGCCCGGCGAGGACTGGGAAATTTACAAAGAAACGTACCGCGAGCTTGTGCTGGATAAGCTGGAGCGAATGGGACTGGACGACCTGCGCTCGCACATAACGTTCGAATACAGCTTTACGCCAAATGACTTGGAGCAGCTCTATGGCGCTAACGGCGGTTCGATCTATGGCGTTGTCACCGACCGCAAGCTGAACGGCGGCTTCAAAATTCCGAGCAAAAGCGAGCTGCTGGACAACTTGTATTTCGTCGGCGGCTCCACTCATCCCGGCGGCGGCGTGCCAATGGTTACGCTGTCAGGGCAGCTTACGGCTGACCTCATTAAAGAGCAGGCGAATAGCCGCTCTGGGGGCAGGTTTACTGCGGGGTAG
- a CDS encoding tyrosine-type recombinase/integrase has translation MNVTDLSAYAQSYLQQIKMERNLTDKTIKAYYYDLSDLIKWISDTAQGDIEPQHVNSYFQSLQAKQMKETSIKRKHFSIKAFIKYLATQGVAFELPSAIGKSSFKLSKRIPKTLTIADVTTLLQTTEKEMLHPRTNYRKIMSSRNSAIIELLFATGIRIGELVGIQLEDLNLQEQTLLIYGKGRKERLLYIASHEVIHKLERWLSLRSHLEPKAKAFFINKYGNALSIYAIEDIFYKYRDIAKINERATPHYLRHTFATHLLNNGADLRSVQEILGHSSVSTTEIYTEVSIERKKQVLTKYNPRNSLEI, from the coding sequence TTGAACGTTACCGATCTATCTGCCTATGCACAATCTTATTTACAGCAAATCAAGATGGAACGCAATTTAACCGACAAAACGATAAAAGCTTATTATTATGATTTAAGCGACCTCATTAAATGGATTAGCGATACCGCTCAAGGCGATATTGAACCCCAGCATGTCAATTCGTATTTCCAATCGTTGCAGGCTAAGCAAATGAAAGAAACGAGCATTAAACGTAAGCATTTTTCCATAAAAGCTTTTATCAAATATTTGGCTACACAAGGCGTTGCCTTTGAATTACCTAGTGCCATTGGCAAATCCAGCTTTAAGCTATCAAAGCGGATTCCCAAAACGTTAACGATAGCAGATGTGACTACCTTACTACAGACGACAGAAAAAGAAATGCTGCATCCGCGCACAAATTATCGCAAAATTATGAGCAGTCGCAATTCCGCCATTATAGAGCTCCTATTTGCCACAGGAATACGCATTGGCGAGTTAGTTGGCATTCAGCTTGAGGATCTTAATCTTCAAGAGCAAACGCTGCTGATTTACGGCAAAGGTCGAAAAGAACGCCTGCTCTACATCGCTAGCCATGAGGTGATTCATAAGCTGGAGCGCTGGCTTTCGCTTCGATCACATCTGGAGCCAAAAGCAAAAGCTTTTTTCATTAACAAATACGGCAACGCTTTATCCATTTATGCTATTGAAGATATTTTTTATAAGTACCGGGATATAGCGAAAATCAACGAAAGAGCAACACCTCATTACTTGCGCCATACGTTTGCCACTCACTTGCTCAATAACGGCGCCGATTTGCGTTCCGTCCAAGAAATACTCGGCCATTCCAGCGTCAGCACTACCGAAATCTACACCGAAGTTTCAATCGAACGAAAAAAACAAGTGCTAACTAAATATAACCCAAGAAACAGCCTTGAAATCTGA
- a CDS encoding ATP-grasp domain-containing protein produces the protein MFQIELVCDFRESFPSKFVDCVEVFNDHPKKDSVLEILDAINEIGYPCNIFGGVPELLKASQNNNRYEDKIFINLSDGLNQSYSRVQVPMLCEILKVKYSGSPPFVAALMNNKHYSKLALNDLNVLIPAGLLINKHTQLKTELFNRLKFPIIVKPNTEGSSLGITLKSVCDTIEEAHLQIENLLAEFEEILIEEYIAGYDVTNLVIGNKDDIKLNEVIVIQTHQGLINYREVFGIYEKANKLSTRLIGEEVFSSEQITKIQLTSEKIAAHIGARDICRIDYRVTNSGDIYFLEINSVPRISTSSEVGFICSKRNISFKDVLQYYIESVLSRF, from the coding sequence GTGTTTCAAATCGAACTAGTTTGTGATTTTAGAGAATCATTTCCTTCAAAATTCGTTGATTGTGTAGAAGTTTTTAATGATCATCCAAAAAAAGACAGTGTCCTTGAAATTCTAGATGCCATTAATGAGATAGGGTACCCTTGTAATATTTTCGGCGGAGTTCCTGAACTACTAAAAGCTAGTCAAAACAATAATCGTTATGAAGATAAAATATTTATCAATCTTTCTGATGGACTCAATCAATCCTACAGTCGAGTTCAGGTACCCATGTTGTGTGAGATCCTAAAAGTAAAATATAGTGGTTCTCCTCCCTTTGTAGCAGCCCTTATGAACAATAAACATTACTCGAAGCTTGCATTAAATGATCTTAATGTCCTTATACCAGCTGGTCTTCTCATAAATAAACATACCCAATTGAAGACTGAGCTTTTTAATCGCTTGAAATTTCCGATTATAGTAAAACCCAATACAGAAGGTTCCTCTCTAGGCATCACTTTAAAAAGTGTTTGCGATACTATTGAGGAAGCGCACTTGCAAATCGAAAATTTGTTAGCAGAATTTGAAGAGATTCTTATAGAAGAATATATTGCAGGATATGACGTTACTAATCTAGTTATAGGTAATAAAGATGATATCAAATTAAATGAAGTTATTGTCATTCAAACACATCAGGGACTTATTAATTATAGAGAAGTTTTTGGTATATATGAAAAAGCTAATAAGCTGTCCACACGCTTAATTGGAGAGGAAGTATTTTCTTCTGAACAAATCACAAAAATTCAATTAACGTCTGAAAAAATTGCTGCACATATTGGTGCTAGAGATATTTGTAGAATTGATTATCGTGTTACAAATTCAGGTGATATATACTTCCTAGAAATTAATTCAGTTCCAAGAATTAGTACAAGCAGTGAAGTTGGTTTTATTTGCAGTAAAAGAAACATTTCCTTTAAAGATGTCTTACAGTATTATATAGAATCAGTTTTAAGCAGGTTCTAA